A DNA window from Etheostoma spectabile isolate EspeVRDwgs_2016 chromosome 22, UIUC_Espe_1.0, whole genome shotgun sequence contains the following coding sequences:
- the arhgap21a gene encoding rho GTPase-activating protein 21a isoform X4 → MAHLKVLDCMINNNWSLICDLYCSWNNQAKQKDGRDQSEASAVASPGAEEEAFSWPGPKTLHLRRTSQGFGFTLRHFIVYPPESAVHNSLKDEDNGSRGRQRNRLEPMDTIFVKQVKEGGPAHGAGLCTGDRIVKVNGESIIGKTYSQVIALIQNSDASLELCVMPKDEDILQLFSRDITALAYSQDAYLKGNDAYSGNAQNIPEPPPICYPRIEVKAVGMAQTSEPATVSKTPRGPAQEPGRRGGATEKSYRVEIPVPPSPPPTQASKPLTVVCVCNENVRTVAMPPDPVDRGPWVARAGPSHRTEENRHSPTADSGSARPRPLIPSVPGGAQLQYPSSRPTESPVYSPSSRPGPIYPDTLSPSVRATAASPDTFSTAISPSANQYSPSPTAPSTSPHQNIDWKNYTTYKDYIDAKRLHTYGCRTIQERLDSLRAAANSSSAYTQQRAPPAPSASQRGTLGSQVRQRSTSSDRGVDASKQGTAVTPLRSFSQERLGGGAERTIPIRNWPRSASEDALPFSTPTGVPKPRARSCDYLGQQPGEPGGLAVFGDNVVLEDRLLLCRGEEARASRQGTSLRALPHLNRSLTGQEEGGRERGLSNSAPVFTKGTTDYVQTSKTDSIIMRPSRLPVKNSISDPSPALSSSKAIDPLKDQRANIVSNHLGYPSPLHLQLRGRADSLKMESRFEAGLAARSSSCSGTSSKLPMQRQLQSVVVAASSSGPSTTNGAVTQKPNIREISSSTSALVRSNGGLAEGVEGLDATVVVLRRDKNSGPPHIRPPSYVLAVNENRGGVTYKSPPLVKAGSADGAMCWTSNDSFREMHLRRLGDTRLKSGSNNLDDSLDSIPFIDEPSSPSTDQDSTHIPACAVISGTPLITTIPPSPTSPSPFIRRQLSHDQDSLRLTIIESDSGTKTERSKSYDEGLDNYREESGGRSLIPGLKILRKAVDRSSEDSGSRRDSSSDIFCDATKEGLLHFKQLNTDKGKRVGGGMRPWKQMYAVLRGHYLYLYKDKKEGQAHANYQAVDEPLPISIKACLIDISYSDTKRKNVLRLTTSDCEYLFQAEDREDMLAWIRVIQENSNLDEENAAFTSHDLISRKIKEYNTLMSPTGSKTEQSPKSSRQSLSIRQTLRGGKGETKATSPLTPKGEQERKNMHKDDTSPPKDKGTWRKGIPGLMRKPFERKPSPGVTFGVRLDDCPPAQNNKFVPLIVEVCCKLVEERGLEYTGIYRVPGNNAAISHMQEELNNKGMNDIDIQDDKWRDLNVISSLLKSFFRKLPEPLFTNDRYADFIDANRTEDPVERLKALKRMLHELPDHHYETLKFLSAHLKTVAENSEKNKMEPRNLAIVFGPTLVRTTEDNMTHMVTHMPDQYRIVEALIQNYDWFFTDDGNGDPVTASREESAVESQPVPNIDHLLTNIGRTGTSQGEVSDSPTSDSAKSKGSWGSGKDQCSRELLVSSIFAAASRKRKKSKEKPQPSSSDDDLDAVFPKNEIPGQKPNHHGLQTEGQSETRPNTKQPVRAEERKENGRTVELTPKAKREHRNSVFLKEKTPPRHPSPSPSPNISGYQTAPQAKSSLLDPPSQLDENTSDLGTMSSGASVPRSRPKKWTGASPDLSAGACVGLVAGPGASAGAEVSSITSDYSTTSSITFLTGAESSTLSPELQGGEEADDERSELISEGRPMETDSESDFPVFAPGGGSSQSTPCREQSLEKTEPRGGGAAEGSTTPKLEARRLFPSHRMIECDTLSRRWSLRQKTDSESSVEGVAGSGERSEGRADSSTRLSRVLEVMKKGRSTSSLSSSSRSESERPEPAWHLKITERLKFRLRTSADDMFTQKSRTPDARGKKKNIRRRHTMAGQRDFAELAVINDWREQGGVAQTAELSALDRLKPRCSSQDFSIRDWITRERFRGSDSSVEVAPKAVPEVDQPEAQNVAPGRPPPSASPGAQPLAGEHVNGSGLQGKNKGSLGADAHPHKLSGAQVVRSRFYQYL, encoded by the exons TTTTCCAGGGATATCACTGCTCTG GCCTATTCCCAAGATGCATACCTCAAAGGAAATGATGCGTACAGCGGAAATGCCCAGAACATCCCTGAGCCCCCACCCATATGCTACCCTCGGATAGAAGTTAAGGCTGTGGGCATGGCTCAGACATCAGAGCCTGCCACAGTCAGTAAGACCCCCCGAGGGCCGGCTCAGGAACCAGGAAGAAGAGGGGGGGCCACCGAAAAGAGCTATCGGGTTGAAATCCCTGTTCCGCCATCTCCTCCACCAACGCAAGCTTCAAAGCCTCTGacagtggtgtgtgtctgtaatgAGAATGTGAGGACAGTGGCTATGCCTCCTGATCCAGTTGATAGGGGGCCCTGGGTGGCTCGGGCTGGACCCAGCCACAGGACAGAGGAAAACCGGCACAGTCCTACAGCAGATTCTGGCTCCGCTAGACCGAGACCCCTTATTCCCTCAGTACCTGGGGGTGCACAGTTGCAGTATCCCTCTTCCCGTCCCACAGAAAGTCCAGTCTACTCTCCTTCCTCAAGACCTGGTCCAATCTATCCTGACACGTTATCTCCATCTGTACGGGCCACCGCTGCCTCACCGGACACGTTCTCCACTGCCATCTCACCCAGTGCCAACCAGTACTCGCCCTCTCCAACAGCcccctccacctctccacaCCAGAACATTGACTGGAAAAACTACACCACCTATAAGGACTACATAGATGCCAAGAGGCTACACACGTATGGCTGCCGAACCATCCAGGAGCGCTTGGACAGTTTGCGTGCGGCTGCTAATTCCAGCTCCGCCTACACCCAGCAACGTGCACCGCCTGCTCCTAGCGCCAGTCAAAGAGGGACGCTGGGCTCCCAGGTCAGACAGAGAAGCACCTCCAGTGACCGTGGGGTGGATGCAAGtaagcagggcactgcagtgacTCCGTTACGTAGCTTCTCGCAGGAGAGGCTGGGAGGTggagcagagaggacaataccaATCAGGAATTGGCCTCGGAGTGCTTCCGAGGATGCTCTGCCTTTTTCCACCCCTACAGGAGTCCCCAAACCTCGGGCGCGGTCTTGTGACTACCTGGGGCAGCAGCCTGGAGAACCAGGTGGGTTGGCTGTCTTTGGAGATAACGTGGTCCTGGAGGACAGGCTGCTGCTGTGTCGGGGAGAAGAAgccagagccagcaggcaggGAACAAGCCTGAGAGCTTTACCTCATCTAAACAGAAGTCTCACTGGACAGGAGGAAGGAGGGCGAGAAAGGGGATTATCTAACTCTGCTCCTGTGTTTACTAAAGGTACCACGGATTATGTACAAACATCAAAGACAGACAGTATCATAATGAGGCCATCACGTCTGCCTGTAAAAAACTCCATCTCAGACCCTTCCCCTGCCTTATCCTCTTCTAAAGCCATTGACCCTCTTAAAGACCAAAGAGCTAACATCGTGAGCAACCACCTGGGCTACCCCTCCCCTCTGCACCTGCAGCTAAGAGGCAGGGCTGACAGTCTGAAAATGGAGAGCAGGTTTGAGGCTGGGTTGGCAGCCAGGTCCTCCTCTTGCTCTGGTACTTCCTCAAAACTGCCAATGCAGAGACAACTTCAAAGTGTAGTTGTTGCTGCATCTTCTTCTGGTCCCTCCACCACTAATGGAGCTGTTACCCAAAAGCCAAATATTAGAGAAATCTCCAGTTCCACCAGCGCCCTTGTACGTTCTAATGGCGGCCTTGCAGAGGGCGTAGAAGGACTGGATGCAACAGTCGTTGTCCTAAGAAGGGACAAAAACTCTGGACCTCCCCACATTCGCCCTCCGTCCTATGTACTAGCTGTTAATGAGAACCGGGGAGGAGTGACTTACAAGTCACCACCATTGGTGAAGGCAGGCTCCGCAGATGGAGCTATGTGCTGGACGTCTAATGACAGCTTTAGGGAGATGCATCTAAGAAGGCTTGGAGACACACGACTAAAGTCTGGCTCTAACAACTTGGACGACTCCCTGGATTCCATCCCCTTCATAG ATGAACCATCCAGTCCCAGTACTGACCAGGACAGCACACACATTCCTGCCTGTGCTGTTATATCTGGAACGCCCCTCATCACCACCATCCCACCAAGCCCCACCTCACCGTCCCCTTTCATTCGACGCCAGCTGTCCCATGACCAAG ATTCTCTCCGTCTCACAATTATTGAGTCAGATTCTGGTACTAAAACCGAGCGGTCCAAGTCATATGATGAAGGCCTGGATAACTACCGGGAAGAGAGCGGAGG gAGGTCCTTAATACCTGGTCTGAAGATTCTTAGGAAG GCGGTGGACAGGTCATCTGAAGATTCAGGGTCTAGAAGGGATTCTTCATCTGACATCTTCTGTGATGCCACCAAGGAGGGTTTGCTGCATTTCAAGCAGCTGAACACAGACAAGGGCAAG CGAGTCGGAGGAGGTATGCGCCCGTGGAAACAGATGTACGCCGTGTTGAGAGGCCACTACCTCTACCTGTATAAGGACAAAAAGGAGGGGCAGGCTCATGCCAACTACCAAGCAGTAGACGAGCCTCTGCCAATCAGCATCAAGGCCTGTCTGATTGACATCTCGTACAGCGACACAAAGCGCAAGAACGTGCTGCGGCTGACCACGTCGGACTGTGAGTACCTGTTCCAGGctgaggacagagaggacatGCTGGCCTGGATCAGAGTCATCCAGGAGAACAGCAACCTGGATGAGGAG aacGCGGCCTTCACCAGCCATGACCTAATCAGCAGGAAGATCAAGGAGTACAACACCTTGATGAG CCCGACAGGCAGCAAGACGGAGCAGTCGCCCAAATCCTCACGCCAGTCGCTAAGCATCAGACAGACACTGCGGGGAGGTAAAGGAGAGACCAAAGCAACAAGTCCGCTCACACCTAAAGGTGAGCAGGAGAGGAAGAACATGCACAAAG ATGACACCAGCCCTCCCAAAGACAAAGGGACATGGAGGAAGGGTATCCCGGGGCTGATGAGGAAACCTTTTGAGAGGAAGCCATCTCCTGGAGTCACGTTTGGTGTAAGGCTGGACGACTGTCCTCCTGCACAGAACAACAAG TTTGTGCCTCTGATTGTGGAGGTCTGTTGTAAGCTGGTGGAAGAGAGGGGGTTGGAGTACACAGGCATCTACAGAGTCCCAGGAAACAACGCCGCTATCTCCCACATGCAGGAGGAGCTCAATAACAAGGGCATGAATGATATCGATATCCAGGATGAT AAATGGAGGGACCTGAATGTGATCAGCAGTTTACTAAAGTCCTTCTTCCGTAAACTTCCAGAGCCGTTGTTCACCAATG ATAGGTACGCAGATTTTATAGACGCCAACAGAACAGAGGACCCAGTTGAGAGACTCAAAGCACTCAAGAGGATG CTTCATGAGTTGCCAGATCATCATTACGAGACCCTCAAGTTCCTCTCCGCTCATCTGAAAACCGTTGCTGAAAACTCAGAGAAGAATAAA ATGGAACCAAGGAACCTGGCCATCGTTTTTGGTCCCACTCTGGTGCGCACcaccgaggacaacatgacccACATGGTGACACACATGCCAGACCAGTACAGGATAGTGGAGGCCCTCATTCAAAAT TATGATTGGTTTTTCACTGACGATGGAAATGGAGATCCAGTG ACTGCGTCCCGTGAGGAGAGTGCGGTGGAGTCTCAGCCCGTCCCAAACATCGACCACCTGCTCACCAACATCGGCCGTACGGGCACATCGCAGGGTGAAGTATCAG ATTCACCAACTAGTGACTCAGCTAAATCAAAG GGTTCCTGGGGCTCAGGGAAGGACCAGTGCAGCCGAGAGCTCCTGGTCTCCTCCATCTTTGCTGCAGCCAGCcgcaaaagaaagaaatcaaaggAGAAGCCGCAGCCTAGCAGCTCGGACGATGATCTGGATGCTGTCTTCCCCAAAAACGAAATCCCTGGCCAGAAGCCGAACCACCACGGCCTCCAGACTGAGGGCCAGAGCGAGACTCGCCCCAACACAAAGCAACCAGTAcgagcagaggagaggaaagagaacGGGAGAACTGTGGAGCTCACACCTAAAGCCAAGAGAGAGCATAGGAACTCTGTATTCCTGAAGGAGAAGACTCCACCCAGACACCCGTCACCTTCCCCATCCCCAAATATCTCAGGCTACCAAACAGCTCCTCAGGCAAAATCCTCCTTGTTGGATCCCCCATCCCAGCTTGATGAGAACACCTCAGACCTCGGGACCATGAGCTCTGGAGCATCTGTGCCTCGGTCAAGACCGAAAAAGTGGACTGGAGCGTCCCCTGATCTTTCTGCTGGTGCATGTGTAGGACTGGTGGCAGGTCCAGGGGCGTCCGCCGGTGCAGAGGTGAGCTCCATCACCTCGGACTACTCCACCACTTCTTCCATTACATTCTTAACTGGAGCAGAGTCCAGCACGCTCAGTCCGGAGCTGCAGGGTGGGGAAGAGGCGGATGACGAACGCAGTGAGCTCATTAGCGAGGGACGGCCCATGGAGACGGACAGTGAGAGCGACTTCCCGGTTTTCGCTCCGGGCGGTGGCAGCAGCCAGTCTACACCCTGCCGAGAGCAGAGTCTGGAAAAGACTGAACCAAGAGGAGGTGGAGCAGCTGAAGGCAGCACCACACCAAAACTGGAAGCACGGCGCCTTTTCCCATCACATAGGATGATTGAGTGTGACACCCTCTCTAGACGGTGGTCGCTAAGACAGAAAACGGACAGTGAATCATCAGTGGAGGGCGTTGCTGGGAGTGGGGAGCGTAGCGAGGGTAGAGCCGATTCTTCCACGCGGCTCTCTCGAGTCCTGGAGGTGATGAAGAAAGGGCGGTCAACAAGCAGCCTCAGCTCGTCCTCGCGCAGCGAGTCAGAGCGTCCCGAACCAGCCTGGCACCTTAAGATCACCGAGCGCCTCAAATTCAGGCTACGCACGTCTGCTGACGATATGTTCACGCAGAAGAGCCGGACTCCAGACGCTCGcgggaagaagaagaacatcCGCCGCAGGCACACCATGGCCGGGCAGAGAGACTTCGCAGAGCTGGCGGTCATCAACGACTGGAGGGAGCAGGGGGGCGTGGCCCAGACCGCCGAACTGTCAGCTCTGGACCGCCTCAAGCCCAGATGTTCCTCTCAGGACTTCTCCATCCGGGACTGGATCACTAGAGAGCGGTTTAGAGGCTCTGATTCAAGCGTTGAGGTCGCACCCAAAGCCGTTCCCGAGGTTGATCAACCAGAAGCCCAGAACGTAGCTCCAGGAAGACCTCCTCCTTCTGCATCTCCGGGTGCACAGCCGCTAGCAGGGGAGCATGTTAACGGTAGCGGGCTGCAAGGCAAAAACAAAGGCAGCCTCGGGGCGGACGCTCACCCACACAAACTGTCTGGAGCGCAAGTTGTTCGCTCACGGTTCTACCAGTATCTGTGA
- the arhgap21a gene encoding rho GTPase-activating protein 21a isoform X5: protein MMAARWSDSPQDNEESKHTAITPSREAKQKDGRDQSEASAVASPGAEEEAFSWPGPKTLHLRRTSQGFGFTLRHFIVYPPESAVHNSLKDEDNGSRGRQRNRLEPMDTIFVKQVKEGGPAHGAGLCTGDRIVKVNGESIIGKTYSQVIALIQNSDASLELCVMPKDEDILQLFSRDITALAYSQDAYLKGNDAYSGNAQNIPEPPPICYPRIEVKAVGMAQTSEPATVSKTPRGPAQEPGRRGGATEKSYRVEIPVPPSPPPTQASKPLTVVCVCNENVRTVAMPPDPVDRGPWVARAGPSHRTEENRHSPTADSGSARPRPLIPSVPGGAQLQYPSSRPTESPVYSPSSRPGPIYPDTLSPSVRATAASPDTFSTAISPSANQYSPSPTAPSTSPHQNIDWKNYTTYKDYIDAKRLHTYGCRTIQERLDSLRAAANSSSAYTQQRAPPAPSASQRGTLGSQVRQRSTSSDRGVDASKQGTAVTPLRSFSQERLGGGAERTIPIRNWPRSASEDALPFSTPTGVPKPRARSCDYLGQQPGEPGGLAVFGDNVVLEDRLLLCRGEEARASRQGTSLRALPHLNRSLTGQEEGGRERGLSNSAPVFTKGTTDYVQTSKTDSIIMRPSRLPVKNSISDPSPALSSSKAIDPLKDQRANIVSNHLGYPSPLHLQLRGRADSLKMESRFEAGLAARSSSCSGTSSKLPMQRQLQSVVVAASSSGPSTTNGAVTQKPNIREISSSTSALVRSNGGLAEGVEGLDATVVVLRRDKNSGPPHIRPPSYVLAVNENRGGVTYKSPPLVKAGSADGAMCWTSNDSFREMHLRRLGDTRLKSGSNNLDDSLDSIPFIDEPSSPSTDQDSTHIPACAVISGTPLITTIPPSPTSPSPFIRRQLSHDQDSLRLTIIESDSGTKTERSKSYDEGLDNYREESGGRSLIPGLKILRKAVDRSSEDSGSRRDSSSDIFCDATKEGLLHFKQLNTDKGKRVGGGMRPWKQMYAVLRGHYLYLYKDKKEGQAHANYQAVDEPLPISIKACLIDISYSDTKRKNVLRLTTSDCEYLFQAEDREDMLAWIRVIQENSNLDEENAAFTSHDLISRKIKEYNTLMSPTGSKTEQSPKSSRQSLSIRQTLRGGKGETKATSPLTPKGEQERKNMHKDDTSPPKDKGTWRKGIPGLMRKPFERKPSPGVTFGVRLDDCPPAQNNKFVPLIVEVCCKLVEERGLEYTGIYRVPGNNAAISHMQEELNNKGMNDIDIQDDKWRDLNVISSLLKSFFRKLPEPLFTNDRYADFIDANRTEDPVERLKALKRMLHELPDHHYETLKFLSAHLKTVAENSEKNKMEPRNLAIVFGPTLVRTTEDNMTHMVTHMPDQYRIVEALIQNYDWFFTDDGNGDPVTASREESAVESQPVPNIDHLLTNIGRTGTSQGEVSDSPTSDSAKSKGSWGSGKDQCSRELLVSSIFAAASRKRKKSKEKPQPSSSDDDLDAVFPKNEIPGQKPNHHGLQTEGQSETRPNTKQPVRAEERKENGRTVELTPKAKREHRNSVFLKEKTPPRHPSPSPSPNISGYQTAPQAKSSLLDPPSQLDENTSDLGTMSSGASVPRSRPKKWTGASPDLSAGACVGLVAGPGASAGAEVSSITSDYSTTSSITFLTGAESSTLSPELQGGEEADDERSELISEGRPMETDSESDFPVFAPGGGSSQSTPCREQSLEKTEPRGGGAAEGSTTPKLEARRLFPSHRMIECDTLSRRWSLRQKTDSESSVEGVAGSGERSEGRADSSTRLSRVLEVMKKGRSTSSLSSSSRSESERPEPAWHLKITERLKFRLRTSADDMFTQKSRTPDARGKKKNIRRRHTMAGQRDFAELAVINDWREQGGVAQTAELSALDRLKPRCSSQDFSIRDWITRERFRGSDSSVEVAPKAVPEVDQPEAQNVAPGRPPPSASPGAQPLAGEHVNGSGLQGKNKGSLGADAHPHKLSGAQVVRSRFYQYL, encoded by the exons TTTTCCAGGGATATCACTGCTCTG GCCTATTCCCAAGATGCATACCTCAAAGGAAATGATGCGTACAGCGGAAATGCCCAGAACATCCCTGAGCCCCCACCCATATGCTACCCTCGGATAGAAGTTAAGGCTGTGGGCATGGCTCAGACATCAGAGCCTGCCACAGTCAGTAAGACCCCCCGAGGGCCGGCTCAGGAACCAGGAAGAAGAGGGGGGGCCACCGAAAAGAGCTATCGGGTTGAAATCCCTGTTCCGCCATCTCCTCCACCAACGCAAGCTTCAAAGCCTCTGacagtggtgtgtgtctgtaatgAGAATGTGAGGACAGTGGCTATGCCTCCTGATCCAGTTGATAGGGGGCCCTGGGTGGCTCGGGCTGGACCCAGCCACAGGACAGAGGAAAACCGGCACAGTCCTACAGCAGATTCTGGCTCCGCTAGACCGAGACCCCTTATTCCCTCAGTACCTGGGGGTGCACAGTTGCAGTATCCCTCTTCCCGTCCCACAGAAAGTCCAGTCTACTCTCCTTCCTCAAGACCTGGTCCAATCTATCCTGACACGTTATCTCCATCTGTACGGGCCACCGCTGCCTCACCGGACACGTTCTCCACTGCCATCTCACCCAGTGCCAACCAGTACTCGCCCTCTCCAACAGCcccctccacctctccacaCCAGAACATTGACTGGAAAAACTACACCACCTATAAGGACTACATAGATGCCAAGAGGCTACACACGTATGGCTGCCGAACCATCCAGGAGCGCTTGGACAGTTTGCGTGCGGCTGCTAATTCCAGCTCCGCCTACACCCAGCAACGTGCACCGCCTGCTCCTAGCGCCAGTCAAAGAGGGACGCTGGGCTCCCAGGTCAGACAGAGAAGCACCTCCAGTGACCGTGGGGTGGATGCAAGtaagcagggcactgcagtgacTCCGTTACGTAGCTTCTCGCAGGAGAGGCTGGGAGGTggagcagagaggacaataccaATCAGGAATTGGCCTCGGAGTGCTTCCGAGGATGCTCTGCCTTTTTCCACCCCTACAGGAGTCCCCAAACCTCGGGCGCGGTCTTGTGACTACCTGGGGCAGCAGCCTGGAGAACCAGGTGGGTTGGCTGTCTTTGGAGATAACGTGGTCCTGGAGGACAGGCTGCTGCTGTGTCGGGGAGAAGAAgccagagccagcaggcaggGAACAAGCCTGAGAGCTTTACCTCATCTAAACAGAAGTCTCACTGGACAGGAGGAAGGAGGGCGAGAAAGGGGATTATCTAACTCTGCTCCTGTGTTTACTAAAGGTACCACGGATTATGTACAAACATCAAAGACAGACAGTATCATAATGAGGCCATCACGTCTGCCTGTAAAAAACTCCATCTCAGACCCTTCCCCTGCCTTATCCTCTTCTAAAGCCATTGACCCTCTTAAAGACCAAAGAGCTAACATCGTGAGCAACCACCTGGGCTACCCCTCCCCTCTGCACCTGCAGCTAAGAGGCAGGGCTGACAGTCTGAAAATGGAGAGCAGGTTTGAGGCTGGGTTGGCAGCCAGGTCCTCCTCTTGCTCTGGTACTTCCTCAAAACTGCCAATGCAGAGACAACTTCAAAGTGTAGTTGTTGCTGCATCTTCTTCTGGTCCCTCCACCACTAATGGAGCTGTTACCCAAAAGCCAAATATTAGAGAAATCTCCAGTTCCACCAGCGCCCTTGTACGTTCTAATGGCGGCCTTGCAGAGGGCGTAGAAGGACTGGATGCAACAGTCGTTGTCCTAAGAAGGGACAAAAACTCTGGACCTCCCCACATTCGCCCTCCGTCCTATGTACTAGCTGTTAATGAGAACCGGGGAGGAGTGACTTACAAGTCACCACCATTGGTGAAGGCAGGCTCCGCAGATGGAGCTATGTGCTGGACGTCTAATGACAGCTTTAGGGAGATGCATCTAAGAAGGCTTGGAGACACACGACTAAAGTCTGGCTCTAACAACTTGGACGACTCCCTGGATTCCATCCCCTTCATAG ATGAACCATCCAGTCCCAGTACTGACCAGGACAGCACACACATTCCTGCCTGTGCTGTTATATCTGGAACGCCCCTCATCACCACCATCCCACCAAGCCCCACCTCACCGTCCCCTTTCATTCGACGCCAGCTGTCCCATGACCAAG ATTCTCTCCGTCTCACAATTATTGAGTCAGATTCTGGTACTAAAACCGAGCGGTCCAAGTCATATGATGAAGGCCTGGATAACTACCGGGAAGAGAGCGGAGG gAGGTCCTTAATACCTGGTCTGAAGATTCTTAGGAAG GCGGTGGACAGGTCATCTGAAGATTCAGGGTCTAGAAGGGATTCTTCATCTGACATCTTCTGTGATGCCACCAAGGAGGGTTTGCTGCATTTCAAGCAGCTGAACACAGACAAGGGCAAG CGAGTCGGAGGAGGTATGCGCCCGTGGAAACAGATGTACGCCGTGTTGAGAGGCCACTACCTCTACCTGTATAAGGACAAAAAGGAGGGGCAGGCTCATGCCAACTACCAAGCAGTAGACGAGCCTCTGCCAATCAGCATCAAGGCCTGTCTGATTGACATCTCGTACAGCGACACAAAGCGCAAGAACGTGCTGCGGCTGACCACGTCGGACTGTGAGTACCTGTTCCAGGctgaggacagagaggacatGCTGGCCTGGATCAGAGTCATCCAGGAGAACAGCAACCTGGATGAGGAG aacGCGGCCTTCACCAGCCATGACCTAATCAGCAGGAAGATCAAGGAGTACAACACCTTGATGAG CCCGACAGGCAGCAAGACGGAGCAGTCGCCCAAATCCTCACGCCAGTCGCTAAGCATCAGACAGACACTGCGGGGAGGTAAAGGAGAGACCAAAGCAACAAGTCCGCTCACACCTAAAGGTGAGCAGGAGAGGAAGAACATGCACAAAG ATGACACCAGCCCTCCCAAAGACAAAGGGACATGGAGGAAGGGTATCCCGGGGCTGATGAGGAAACCTTTTGAGAGGAAGCCATCTCCTGGAGTCACGTTTGGTGTAAGGCTGGACGACTGTCCTCCTGCACAGAACAACAAG TTTGTGCCTCTGATTGTGGAGGTCTGTTGTAAGCTGGTGGAAGAGAGGGGGTTGGAGTACACAGGCATCTACAGAGTCCCAGGAAACAACGCCGCTATCTCCCACATGCAGGAGGAGCTCAATAACAAGGGCATGAATGATATCGATATCCAGGATGAT AAATGGAGGGACCTGAATGTGATCAGCAGTTTACTAAAGTCCTTCTTCCGTAAACTTCCAGAGCCGTTGTTCACCAATG ATAGGTACGCAGATTTTATAGACGCCAACAGAACAGAGGACCCAGTTGAGAGACTCAAAGCACTCAAGAGGATG CTTCATGAGTTGCCAGATCATCATTACGAGACCCTCAAGTTCCTCTCCGCTCATCTGAAAACCGTTGCTGAAAACTCAGAGAAGAATAAA ATGGAACCAAGGAACCTGGCCATCGTTTTTGGTCCCACTCTGGTGCGCACcaccgaggacaacatgacccACATGGTGACACACATGCCAGACCAGTACAGGATAGTGGAGGCCCTCATTCAAAAT TATGATTGGTTTTTCACTGACGATGGAAATGGAGATCCAGTG ACTGCGTCCCGTGAGGAGAGTGCGGTGGAGTCTCAGCCCGTCCCAAACATCGACCACCTGCTCACCAACATCGGCCGTACGGGCACATCGCAGGGTGAAGTATCAG ATTCACCAACTAGTGACTCAGCTAAATCAAAG GGTTCCTGGGGCTCAGGGAAGGACCAGTGCAGCCGAGAGCTCCTGGTCTCCTCCATCTTTGCTGCAGCCAGCcgcaaaagaaagaaatcaaaggAGAAGCCGCAGCCTAGCAGCTCGGACGATGATCTGGATGCTGTCTTCCCCAAAAACGAAATCCCTGGCCAGAAGCCGAACCACCACGGCCTCCAGACTGAGGGCCAGAGCGAGACTCGCCCCAACACAAAGCAACCAGTAcgagcagaggagaggaaagagaacGGGAGAACTGTGGAGCTCACACCTAAAGCCAAGAGAGAGCATAGGAACTCTGTATTCCTGAAGGAGAAGACTCCACCCAGACACCCGTCACCTTCCCCATCCCCAAATATCTCAGGCTACCAAACAGCTCCTCAGGCAAAATCCTCCTTGTTGGATCCCCCATCCCAGCTTGATGAGAACACCTCAGACCTCGGGACCATGAGCTCTGGAGCATCTGTGCCTCGGTCAAGACCGAAAAAGTGGACTGGAGCGTCCCCTGATCTTTCTGCTGGTGCATGTGTAGGACTGGTGGCAGGTCCAGGGGCGTCCGCCGGTGCAGAGGTGAGCTCCATCACCTCGGACTACTCCACCACTTCTTCCATTACATTCTTAACTGGAGCAGAGTCCAGCACGCTCAGTCCGGAGCTGCAGGGTGGGGAAGAGGCGGATGACGAACGCAGTGAGCTCATTAGCGAGGGACGGCCCATGGAGACGGACAGTGAGAGCGACTTCCCGGTTTTCGCTCCGGGCGGTGGCAGCAGCCAGTCTACACCCTGCCGAGAGCAGAGTCTGGAAAAGACTGAACCAAGAGGAGGTGGAGCAGCTGAAGGCAGCACCACACCAAAACTGGAAGCACGGCGCCTTTTCCCATCACATAGGATGATTGAGTGTGACACCCTCTCTAGACGGTGGTCGCTAAGACAGAAAACGGACAGTGAATCATCAGTGGAGGGCGTTGCTGGGAGTGGGGAGCGTAGCGAGGGTAGAGCCGATTCTTCCACGCGGCTCTCTCGAGTCCTGGAGGTGATGAAGAAAGGGCGGTCAACAAGCAGCCTCAGCTCGTCCTCGCGCAGCGAGTCAGAGCGTCCCGAACCAGCCTGGCACCTTAAGATCACCGAGCGCCTCAAATTCAGGCTACGCACGTCTGCTGACGATATGTTCACGCAGAAGAGCCGGACTCCAGACGCTCGcgggaagaagaagaacatcCGCCGCAGGCACACCATGGCCGGGCAGAGAGACTTCGCAGAGCTGGCGGTCATCAACGACTGGAGGGAGCAGGGGGGCGTGGCCCAGACCGCCGAACTGTCAGCTCTGGACCGCCTCAAGCCCAGATGTTCCTCTCAGGACTTCTCCATCCGGGACTGGATCACTAGAGAGCGGTTTAGAGGCTCTGATTCAAGCGTTGAGGTCGCACCCAAAGCCGTTCCCGAGGTTGATCAACCAGAAGCCCAGAACGTAGCTCCAGGAAGACCTCCTCCTTCTGCATCTCCGGGTGCACAGCCGCTAGCAGGGGAGCATGTTAACGGTAGCGGGCTGCAAGGCAAAAACAAAGGCAGCCTCGGGGCGGACGCTCACCCACACAAACTGTCTGGAGCGCAAGTTGTTCGCTCACGGTTCTACCAGTATCTGTGA